From Salipiger profundus, a single genomic window includes:
- a CDS encoding helix-turn-helix domain-containing protein, protein MNEQTDWYGPEAATFGDRIAAAREAAGMGQEKLARRLGVKLKTLQGWENDLSEPRANRLQMLAGLLNVSMGWLLTGEGEGLPAPDDATSVLPADVNEALLEIRALKTQMQTAGDRLGRLEKNLRQLLKDQ, encoded by the coding sequence ATGAACGAACAGACGGACTGGTATGGCCCCGAGGCCGCAACCTTCGGTGATCGCATCGCTGCCGCACGCGAGGCGGCCGGCATGGGGCAGGAAAAGCTGGCACGGCGCCTCGGCGTCAAGCTGAAGACCCTGCAGGGGTGGGAGAACGACCTTTCCGAGCCGCGTGCCAACCGGCTGCAGATGCTTGCGGGGCTGCTCAACGTCTCGATGGGCTGGCTGCTGACCGGCGAGGGCGAAGGCCTGCCCGCGCCCGACGATGCGACCTCAGTGCTCCCCGCCGACGTGAACGAGGCGCTTCTGGAAATCCGCGCGCTCAAGACCCAGATGCAGACCGCCGGCGACCGTCTCGGCCGGCTTGAAAAGAACCTGCGCCAGCTACTCAAGGACCAGTGA
- a CDS encoding pyridoxal phosphate-dependent aminotransferase: MAFLSDTLSRVKPSPTVAVTQLAGELKAQGRDVIGLGAGEPDFDTPDNIKEAAIAAIHAGKTKYTAPDGIAELKQAICDKFRRENGLDYAPAQISVGTGGKQVLYNAFMATLNPGDEVVIPAPYWVSYPDMVKLGQGEPVIVEGQPELGYKITAAQLEAAITPKTKWFLFNSPSNPTGAGYTRDELKALTDVLVKHPHVWVMSDDMYEHLAYDGFEFCTPAQIEPALYDRTLTVNGVSKAYAMTGWRIGYAGGPVELISAMRKIQSQSTSNPCTVAQWAAVEALNGTQDFLAPRAEAFRRRRDLVVERLNAIEGITCPVPEGAFYVYPSIAGLIGKTSAAGTVIADDEAFATALLEETGVAVVFGAAFGLSPNFRVSYATSDEALTEACDRIARFCDGLS; encoded by the coding sequence ATGGCTTTTCTCTCCGACACCCTGTCCCGCGTCAAACCCTCGCCCACCGTGGCCGTTACCCAGCTCGCGGGCGAGCTGAAGGCGCAGGGCCGCGACGTGATCGGACTCGGTGCCGGCGAGCCCGACTTTGACACGCCCGACAACATCAAGGAGGCGGCGATTGCGGCCATCCATGCGGGAAAAACGAAATACACCGCGCCGGACGGGATCGCCGAGCTGAAGCAGGCGATCTGCGACAAGTTCAGGCGCGAGAACGGGCTGGACTACGCGCCCGCGCAGATCAGCGTCGGCACCGGCGGCAAGCAGGTGCTCTACAATGCCTTCATGGCGACGCTGAACCCCGGTGACGAGGTCGTCATTCCCGCGCCCTACTGGGTGAGCTACCCCGACATGGTGAAGCTGGGGCAGGGCGAGCCGGTCATCGTCGAGGGCCAGCCCGAGCTTGGCTACAAGATCACCGCCGCGCAGCTCGAGGCGGCGATCACGCCGAAGACCAAGTGGTTCCTGTTCAACTCGCCGTCGAACCCCACCGGGGCCGGCTACACCCGCGACGAGCTCAAGGCGCTGACCGACGTGCTGGTGAAGCACCCCCACGTCTGGGTGATGTCCGACGACATGTACGAGCACCTTGCCTACGACGGGTTCGAATTCTGCACGCCGGCGCAGATCGAGCCGGCGCTCTACGACCGGACGCTCACCGTCAACGGCGTGTCCAAGGCCTATGCCATGACCGGCTGGCGCATTGGCTACGCCGGCGGCCCCGTGGAACTGATCTCGGCGATGCGCAAGATCCAGTCGCAATCGACCTCCAACCCCTGCACGGTCGCGCAATGGGCGGCGGTCGAGGCGCTGAACGGCACGCAGGACTTCCTCGCGCCGCGCGCCGAGGCGTTCAGGCGCCGGCGGGATCTTGTCGTCGAGCGGCTGAACGCCATCGAGGGCATCACCTGCCCGGTGCCCGAGGGCGCCTTCTACGTCTATCCCTCCATTGCCGGTCTCATCGGCAAGACCTCGGCGGCCGGCACGGTGATCGCGGACGACGAGGCCTTTGCCACGGCGCTGCTCGAGGAAACCGGCGTGGCCGTTGTCTTCGGCGCGGCCTTCGGGCTCAGCCCCAACTTCCGGGTGTCCTACGCGACTTCGGACGAGGCGCTGACCGAAGCCTGCGACCGCATCGCGCGGTTCTGCGACGGTCTGTCGTGA